A portion of the Aricia agestis chromosome 1, ilAriAges1.1, whole genome shotgun sequence genome contains these proteins:
- the LOC121729120 gene encoding tubulin beta-1 chain, with translation MREIVHIQAGQCGNQIGAKFWEIISDEHGIDPTGAYHGDSDLQLERINVYYNEASGGKYVPRAILVDLEPGTMDSVRSGPFGQIFRPDNFVFGQSGAGNNWAKGHYTEGAELVDSVLDVVRKEAESCDCLQGFQLTHSLGGGTGSGMGTLLISKIREEYPDRIMNTYSVVPSPKVSDTVVEPYNATLSVHQLVENTDETYCIDNEALYDICFRTLKLSTPTYGDLNHLVSLTMSGVTTCLRFPGQLNADLRKLAVNMVPFPRLHFFMPGFAPLTSRGSQQYRALTVPELTQQMFDAKNMMAACDPRHGRYLTVAAIFRGRMSMKEVDEQMLNIQNKNSSYFVEWIPNNVKTAVCDIPPRGLKMAATFIGNSTAIQELFKRISEQFTAMFRRKAFLHWYTGEGMDEMEFTEAESNMNDLVSEYQQYQEATADEDAEFDEEQEQEIEDN, from the exons ATGAGGGAAATCGTGCATATCCAAGCTGGCCAATGCGGCAACCAAATCGGTGCTAAG TTCTGGGAGATCATCTCCGACGAGCACGGCATCGACCCCACCGGCGCCTACCACGGCGACTCGGACTTGCAGTTGGAGCGCATCAACGTCTACTACAATGAGGCCTCCGGCGGCAAGTACGTGCCCCGCGCCATCCTCGTCGACCTGGAGCCCGGCACCATGGACTCCGTCCGCTCCGGACCCTTCGGACAGATCTTCAGACCCGACAACTTTGTGTTCGGTCAGTCCGGCGCCGGCAACAACTGGGCCAAGGGACACTACACCGAGGGAGCCGAACTCGTTGACTCCGTCTTAGACGTCGTTAGGAAAGAAGCTGAATCATGTGACTGTCTTCAAGGTTTCCAACTTACACACTCACTCGGAGGTGGTACCGGATCCGGTATGGGAACACTCCTCATCTCCAAAATCAGAGAAGAGTACCCCGACAGAATCATGAACACATACTCAGTAGTCCCCTCGCCCAAAGTATCAGACACAGTCGTTGAACCTTACAATGCCACATTATCAGTCCACCAGCTAGTAGAAAACACCGACGAAACATATTGCATTGACAACGAAGCCCTCTACGACATCTGCTTCCGTACGCTGAAACTATCCACACCCACGTACGGCGACCTCAACCACCTAGTGTCGCTCACCATGTCCGGCGTCACCACCTGCCTCAGGTTCCCCGGTCAGCTGAATGCGGATCTCCGCAAATTGGCCGTCAACATGGTTCCCTTCCCCCGTCTCCACTTCTTCATGCCCGGCTTCGCACCCCTCACCTCCCGAGGCAGCCAGCAGTATCGCGCCCTGACCGTGCCCGAGCTAACCCAGCAGATGTTCGACGCCAAGAACATGATGGCCGCCTGCGACCCCCGCCACGGCCGCTACCTCACAGTCGCCGCCATCTTCCGTGGGCGCATGTCCATGAAGGAGGTCGACGAGCAGATGCTCAACATCCAGAACAAGAACTCGTCGTACTTCGTTGAATGGATCCCCAACAACGTGAAGACCGCCGTGTGCGACATTCCACCCCGAGGTCTCAAGATGGCCGCCACCTTCATCGGCAACTCCACCGCCATCCAGGAGCTGTTCAAGCGCATCTCGGAGCAGTTCACCGCTATGTTCAGGCGCAAGGCTTTCTTGCATTGGTACACCGGCGAGGGCATGGACGAGATGGAGTTCACCGAGGCCGAGAGCAACATGAACGACCTGGTGTCGGAGTACCAACAGTACCAGGAGGCCACCGCCGACGAGGACGCGGAATTCGACGAGGAGCAGGAGCAGGAAATCGAAGACAACTAA
- the LOC121729128 gene encoding tubulin beta-1 chain-like, protein MREIVHIQAGQCGNQIGAKFWEIISDEHGIDPTGAYHGDSDLQLERINVYYNEASGGKYVPRAILVDLEPGTMDSVRSGPFGQIFRPDNFVFGQSGAGNNWAKGHYTEGAELVDSVLDVVRKESESCDCLQGFQLTHSLGGGTGSGMGTLLISKIREEYPDRIMNTYSVVPSPKVSDTVVEPYNATLSVHQLVENTDETYCIDNEALYDICFRTLKLSTPTYGDLNHLVSLTMSGVTTCLRFPGQLNADLRKLAVNMVPFPRLHFFMPGFAPLTSRGSRQYRALTVPELTQQMFDAKNMMAACDPRHGRYLTVAAIFRGRMSMKEVDEQMLNIQNKNSSYFVEWIPNNVKTAVCDIPPRGLKMAATFIGNSTAIQELFKRISEQFTAMFRRKAFLHWYTGEGMDEMEFTEAESNMNDLVSEYQQYQEATADEDAEFDEEHEQDVEDN, encoded by the exons ATGAGGGAAATCGTACACATTCAGGCCGGCCAATGCGGCAACCAGATCGGAGCTaaa TTCTGGGAGATCATCTCTGACGAGCACGGCATCGACCCTACCGGCGCCTACCACGGCGACTCGGACTTGCAGTTGGAGCGCATCAACGTCTACTACAATGAGGCCTCCGGCGGCAAGTACGTGCCCCGCGCCATCCTTGTCGACCTGGAGCCCGGCACCATGGACTCCGTCCGCTCCGGACCCTTCGGACAGATCTTCAGACCAGACAACTTCGTGTTCGGCCAGTCCGGCGCCGGCAACAACTGGGCCAAGGGACActacacagagggagccgagctcGTCGACTCGGTACTTGACGTAGTACGCAAAGAATCGGAATCCTGCGATTGCTTACAGGGCTTCCAACTCACACATTCCCTTGGTGGCGGTACCGGATCCGGTATGGGAACACTCCTCATCTCCAAAATCAGAGAAGAGTACCCCGACAGAATCATGAACACATACTCAGTCGTCCCCTCGCCCAAAGTATCAGACACAGTCGTAGAACCCTACAACGCGACTCTTTCAGTGCATCAACTCGTAGAGAACACAGACGAAACCTACTGTATCGACAACGAAGCCTTATATGACATCTGCTTCAGAACCCTAAAACTCTCCACTCCCACATACGGTGATCTCAACCACTTGGTCTCTCTCACTATGTCCGGTGTCACAACTTGCCTCAGGTTCCCCGGTCAGCTCAACGCCGATCTCCGTAAATTAGCCGTCAACATGGTTCCCTTCCCCCGTCTTCACTTCTTCATGCCCGGATTCGCCCCACTGACGTCCCGTGGCAGCAGACAATACCGCGCCCTCACCGTCCCTGAGCTCACCCAGCAGATGTTCGACGCCAAGAACATGATGGCCGCCTGCGACCCCCGCCACGGCCGCTACCTCACCGTCGCCGCCATCTTCCGCGGGCGCATGTCCATGAAGGAGGTCGACGAGCAGATGCTCAACATCCAGAACAAGAACTCGTCGTACTTCGTCGAATGGATCCCCAACAACGTGAAGACCGCCGTGTGCGACATCCCACCCCGAGGTCTCAAGATGGCCGCCACCTTCATCGGAAACTCCACCGCCATCCAGGAGCTGTTCAAGCGCATCTCGGAGCAGTTCACCGCTATGTTCAGGCGCAAGGCTTTCTTGCATTGGTACACCGGCGAGGGCATGGACGAGATGGAGTTCACCGAGGCCGAGAGCAACATGAACGACCTGGTGTCGGAGTACCAGCAGTACCAGGAGGCCACTGCCGACGAGGACGCGGAATTCGACGAGGAACACGAGCAGGACGTCGAAGATAACTAG